The genome window CCGGTCCCGGCCCGCCCGGCCTTTCCCGACGGGGCCACGGGCGACCGGGCGGGTCGGTGCCCGAGCTCGTCCGCCGTGCGCGCCACCGTTCCATCCTGCTCCCGGCCGGGGCCGCGTGGTGTGATCGTCGCGGCCGGCTTCGGGCGCGTCGGCCTCGGATAGCCTCGGGGGCCATGGACCACCCCATGTCGCAGCGGCTGGCCGACCTGAAGGCCCGCAAGGAAGAGGCCCTGCACGCCGGCTCCCCGCACGCGGTGGAACGCCACCACGCCAAGGGCAAGATGACGGCGCGCGAGCGCATCGAGTACCTCGTGGACGAGGGCTCGTTCCAGGAGCTCGACATGCTCGCCCGGCACCGGGCCCACGGGATGGGGCTCGAGGAGAAGCGGCCCTACACCGACGGGGTCATCACCGGGTTCGGCACCATCGACGGCCGGCGGGTGTGCGTCTTCAGCCAGGACTTCACCGTCTACGGCGGCGCCCTGGGCGAGGTGTTCGCCGAGAAGATCCACAAGGTCATGGACCTGGCCGAGTCCATCGGGGTGCCCATGATCGGCCTCAACGACGGCGCCGGGGCGCGCATCCAGGAAGGCGTGGTGTCCCTGCACTCCTACGGGGGGATCTTCCACCGCAACGTCCGGGCCTCGGGCGTCATCCCCCAGATCAGCGTGGTCCTGGGCCCGTGCGCGGGCGGGGCCGTGTACTCGCCGGCCATGACGGACTTCATCTTCATGGTGAACCAGTCGAGCCACATGTTCATCACGGGGCCCGACGTGGTGAAGACGGTCACGGGGGAGGACGTCACCCTCGAGGAGCTCGGCGGGGCCATGAGCCACGCCACGAAGTCGGGCGTGGCCACCTTCGTGGCCCCCGACGAGAAGACCTGCCTCGACGAGGTGCGCTACCTCCTGTCCTTCCTGCCGTCGAACAACCTCGAGGAGCCGCCCGTCGTCGACACCGACGACGACCCCGACCGGGGCACGCCCGAGCTCGTCGACCTGATGCCCACGTCGCCGAACCAGCCCTACGACATGAAGCGGGTCATCACCTCGGTCGTCGACGAAGGCGACTACTTCGAGGTCCATCCGCACTGGGCCATGAGCATCACGTGCGGGTTCGCCCGCGTCGACGGCCGCGTGGTGGGGATCGTCGGCAACCAGCCGGCCGTGCTCGCCGGCGTGCTCGACATCGACTCGTCGGAGAAGGCGGCGCGCTTCGTGCGCACCTGCGACGCCTTCAACATCCCGTTGGTGACGTTCGTCGACGTGCCGGGGTTCATGCCGGGGACCGACCAGGAGTACGGCGGGATCATCCGCCACGGCGCCAAGCTCCTCTACGCCTACTGCGAGGCCACGGTGCCCCGCATCCAGGTGATCACCCGCAAGGCCTACGGCGGCGCCTACGTCGTCATGAACTCCAAGTCGATCGGCGCCGACCTGGCGTTCGCCTGGCCCTCGGCGGAGCTCGCCGTCATGGGCCCGCAGGGTGCCGTCGAGATCGTCTACCGCCGCGAGCTGGCCGAGGCCGCCGACCCCGTGGCCCGCCGGGCCGAGCTCGTCGAGGAGTACACCGAGCGCTACGCCAACCCCTACGTGGCGGCCGAGCGCGGCTACGTCGACGACGTCATCGACCCGGCCGAGACGAGGCGCGTGCTGGTGCGCAGCCTCCGCCTCCTGGCCTCCAAGCGCGAGGACCTGCCCAAGCGCAAGCACGGGAACGTGCCGTTGTGAGCGCGGCGCGCGCCGCCGCGCCGCAGGTCGTGTCGGTGCGGCCGCAGCCCGACCCCGCCGTGCTGGCCGCCATCGTGGCGGCGGTGGAACAAGCGTGGCCCCGGCCCCGCCCGACCGACGACGCCGGACGCGACCGGCCCGCGTCGTGGCGGTTCAGCGGTCGGTGGTGGACCGAGCCCGCCGCCCTGCGCCGGCAACGCCCCCTGTCCGGGCACTGACCGGGGCGGCGACGACGCCGCGGCGCTTCTCGGCCAGGTCGACGAGGTCGTCCATGATGCGTGCGAGGCGGAAGTCCTTGGGGGTGTAGACCGCGGCGACGCCCTTGTCCCGCAGGACCTCGGCGTCCTCGGGCGGGATGATGCCCCCGACCACGACCGCGGCGTCCACGCCCTCCCCGCGCAGGCGGTCGAGGACCTCGGGGACGAGATCGAGATGGCTCCCCGACAGGATGGAGATCCCCACCACGTCGACGTCCTCGTCGCGCGCCGCCGCCGCGATCTGCGCCGGGCTCAGACGGATGCCCTGGTACACGACTTCGAAGCCGGCGTCGCGGGCGGCCACGGCGATCTGCTCGGCCCCGTTGGAGTGCCCGTCGAGCCCGGGTTTGGCCACCAGGAGCCGGGGAGGGCCACCGGCCTGCTCGGCCAGCCGGCGCGACCGCGCCAGGACCGCCGACAGCTCGGCCCCGCGCTGGCCCACACCCCCGGCGACGCCGGTGGGGGCGCGGTACTCCCCGAAGACCTCGCGCAGCGCTCCCGCCCACTCGCCCGTCGTCCCGCCGGCGTGGGCGAGGGCGATGGTGGCGGGCATGATGTTCAGGCTGTCGTCGGTGGCCACCCGGCGCAGCTCGTCGAGCGCGGCCTGCACCGCGTCACCGCGGTGCCGCTCGCGCCACGCCGCCACGTCGGCGCACAGCTCGGCCTCGGCGGCGGGGTCCACCTTCAACACCGTGGCGGCACCGTCGTCGGCCGTCTCGAGCGGTGACGGCTCGGTCTCGGTGAAGGAGTTGACCCCGACCACCTGGAGCTCGCCCGTCTCGATGCGGCGGACCCGCTCCGCCTGACTGCGCACCAGCCGGCGCTTCAGCTCCTCGACGGCCTCGAAGGCGCCGCCGAGCTGGAGCACCTCGTCGAGCTCGGCCGAGGCCGCCTCGGCCAGTTCCGCCGTCTTGGCCTCCACGACGGTGGAGCCCTCGAAGATGTCGCCGTACTCGAGCAGGTCGGTCTCGAAGGCGAGGATCTGCTGGATGCGCAGCGACCACTGCTGGTCCCACGGCCGCGGGAGGCCCAGCGCCTCGTTCCACGCCGGCAGCTGGATGGCCCGGGCCCGGGCGTCGCGCGACAGCGTGACGCCGAGCGCCTCGAGCACGATGCGGGGGACGTTGTTCTCGGGCTGCGCCTCGGTGAGCCCAAGGGAGTTGACCTGCACGCCGTAACGGAACCGCCGCAGCTTCGGGTCGTCGACGCCGTAGCGCTCCAGGCAGATGCGGTCCCACAAGCGTGTGAGCGCCCGCACCTTGCACGTCTCCTCGACGAACCGGATGCCGGCGTTGACGAAGAACGAGATGCGGCCCACCACGGCGGGGAGCTCCGAGACCTCGATCTTCCCCGAGTCGCGCACGGCGTCGAGGACGCCGATGGCGGTGGCCAGCGCGTAGGCGATCTCCTGCACGGGCGTGGCCCCCGCCTCCTGGAGGTGGTAGCTGCACACGTTGATGGGGTTCCACTTGGGGACCTCGCGCACCGTGTAGGCGATCATGTCGACGATCAGGCGGCGGCTCGGGCCCGGGGGGAAGATGTAGGTGCCCCGCGACAGGTACTCCTTCACGATGTCGTTCTGCGTCGTGCCCTGCAGCACCCGGCGCTCGACACCGGTGTCCTCGGCGTGCGCCACGTACAGGCCGAGCAGCCAGGCGGCGGTGGCGTTGATGGTCATGGAGGTGTTCATGTCCCCGACGGGGATGCCCTCCAGGAGCTCGTTCATGTGGCCGAGGTGCACCACCGGGACACCGACCTTGCCCACCTCCCCGGCCGCTTCGGGGGCATCGGGGTCGTAGCCGGTCTGGGTGGGCAGGTCGAAGGCGATCGACAGGCCGGTCTGGCCCTTGGCCAGGTTGGTCCGGTACAGGCGGTTCGACGCCCGGGCCGAGGTGTGGCCCGAGTACGTGCGCATCACCCAGGGCTTGTCCCGGTCACCGCCCGCAGGCGCCACGTCGCTCACCTGTCCATTCTCCCCCACCGTGGCGTGCCGCCGGGCGGGTCAGCGGCGATAGTCGTAGAACCCCTTGCCCGACTTCCGGCCGTAGAGCTCGGCGGCCACCATGCGGCGCAGCAGCGGGACGGCCGCGTAGTTCGGGTCCCGGAACTCGTCGTAGAGGGCGTCGAGGATGGCGAGGCTCGTGTCCAGGCCGACCAGGTCGAGCAGGGAGAACGGGCCCATCGGGAACCCGCATCCGCCCTTCATGGCGGTGTCGATGTCGTCGCGGCTGGCGACGCCGTTCTCGAGCAGGCGCACCGCGTTGTTGAGGTAGGGGAAGAGCAGGGCGTTCACGATGAACCCCGCCTGGTCCTTCACCTCGACCGGGGTCTTCTCGCAGGCCTCGGCCAGCGCTCGTGCCGCCGCCATGGTCTCGTCCGAGGCCGTGATGGGCCGGACCACCTCGACGAGCGACATGACCGGCGCCGGGTTGAAGAAGTGGATGCCGCACACCTTGTCGGGGCGGCCCGTCTCCATGGCCATGTCCACCACCGGGAGCGTGGAGGTGTTGGTGGCCAGGATGGTGTGGTCGGGGCAGATGCGGTCGAGCTCGGAGAAGAGGTGCTTCTTCACGCCGAGGTCCTCGACCACCGACTCGATGACGAGGTCGCAGACGGCCAGGGCCCCGAGGTCGGAGACCGCTGTGACCCGCCCCAGGGCGGCGTCGCGATCGGCCTCGGCGAGCTTGCCCTTCTCCACCTGGCGGGCCAGCGACTTCTCCATGCCGGCGACCATGCCGTCGGCCGTGGCCTGGGCCCGGGACCGCAGGACCACCTCGAGCCCGTGCACGGCCATCGTCTCGGCGATGCCGGCTCCCATGATGCCGGAGCCGACGATTCCCACACGTTTGATCGACATGTCCGCATGTTACCGGCCGGTTACCTGGACGGCCCGTCCCGAGCGGCAGGTGGGGTGGGTCACCGGACCCCCGGACCCCCGGACCCCCGGCGTGCCGCCGGAAGCCTTTCTGGTGCAGTCGAGCCCCTCGGGCGTGGGGGTAGAGAGGGGTTATACCGCCGAGCAGGTCGAGACTGCCCACGGATGCCCCGTAGCAGGCGGGCTCCGGTGAGCGACGCCGCCGTGGCGGCCCGGCCGGGTCGTGGTGGCGATGCCGACGCCGGCGCGCCCGTGCCCGCGCATGCGGTCGATCCCCTGGGGCCGTGCCCCCCTACAGTGGCGGCCATGGCAGCGACGACCGGGCACTGTGGGCCGTTGGCCCTCGTGGGGGGCGACGAATGGCGCCAGGGGTGCGAGTTCGACGCCGAGCTCCTGGCCGCGTCCGGCGGTGACGAGGTGCTGGTGCTGCCGACGGCGGCCGCCTACGAGCACCCGGACAAGGCCGTGGCGACGGCGGAGGCCTGGTTCGCCACGCTCGGCGGCCGGGCCCGGGGGCTCATGGTGCTCGGCCGCGCCGACGCCGAGGACGAGGGCAACGCCGCCATCGTCCGGGCCAGCCGCTTCGTCTACCTCGGCGGCGGGTCGCCCATGCACCTGCGGTCCGTGCTGAAGTCCTCGGCGGTCTGGGAGGCGCTGCTCCAGGCGTGGCGCGGTGGTGCCGTCGTCGCCGGCTCCTCGGCGGGTGCGATGGTGCTCACCGACCCCATGGTGGACCCCCGCGGCGGGGCGCTGACCGTGGGGCTGGGGATGGTGGAGCAGCTCGCCGTCATCCCCCACTTCGGCCAGGAGAACGCCGAGAAGGTGCACCGCTCGATCGCCCTCGCCGCCCCGGGGCTGCCCGTGGTCGGCATCCCCGAGCGCACCGCCCTCATCCGCGATCCCGACGGCGGATGGCGCCAGGCGGGCGAGGGGACGGTGCAGGTGTTCGTGAGCGGGCACCCCGCCGGGTTCGACGCCCTGCCCCACTGACCCCGGCGCGTCGCCCTTGGCGCCTCGGGATGGGGGCGCCCCGGGCCCTCAGTCGGCCTCGGTGACCGTCACCGACTCGATGGTCACGGTCTCGGTGGGCTTGCCCGACCTCGAGCCGAGGGCGTCGATGGCCGTCACCGTGTCGAGCCCCGACACGACCTTGCCGAAGAGCGAGTAGCTCGGTGGCAGGCGCATGCCGTCGGGGCCCGAGATGATGAAGAACTGGCTCCCGTTGGTGTCGGGCCCGGCGTTGGCCATCGCCAGCGATCCCAGCTCGTAGCGGCCCGGGGGCGGCAGCTCGTCGGCGAACTTGTACCCCGGCCCTCCGGTCCCCGTGGCCGTGGGGTCCCCGCCCTGCAGGACGAAGCCCGGGATCACGCGGTGGAAGACGATGCCGTCGAAGTAGTGGTACCGGGCGAGGAACACGAAGCTGTTCACCGTCCTCGGCGCCGCTTGCGGGTCCAGGGCGATCGTCATCGTCCCCTTCGACGTGACCATGGTGGCCGTGTAGCGCTTATCGGCGTCGATGACCATGGGCGGCTCGGCGTCGAATGATCGGCGCTGCGGGCTCGAGCCGTCGGCGGCAGGCGGTTCGACGGGCATGGTGGGCCTCCTGTTCGCTGGTCGCGTCACGACGCTCGCGACACGGGGAAGAACGGTGAAGGGGTGCGCCGGTGCGGCGGACCCGGTGCTACGAGGACGAGACGGTGACCTTCAGGATCCGGTGGATCACCTTCGGCGGGACGCCGTTGGCGCTGGGGTTGGCGTTGCCGTCGGCGTTGATCTTCTGGGCCACGGCCATGCCCGACGTCACGTGGCCGAACAGCGTGTAGTTCGGCGCCAGGGAGGCGCCCTGGGCGCCGGTGACGATGAAGAACTGGCTCCCGTTGGTGTTCGGCCCGGAGTTCGCCATGGCCACGGCCCCCACCGGGTACTGGGGCGACGCCGGCTTGGGCAGCTCGTCGGCGAATTTGTAGCCCGGGCCGCCCGACCCGGTGCCCGTCGGGTCACCGGTCTGGTCCATGAACTTCGGGATCACGCGGTGGAACGTGACGCAGTTGTAGAAGTCGTGCCCGGCCAGGAAGACGAAGTTGTTGACCGTGAGCGGGGTGGTGGCGGCGTCGAGGGTGATCACGAACGTCCCCGCGTCGGTCTTCACCGTCGCCTTGTAGGTCTTCGACCCCTGGATGGCCATGGCCGGGGCCTTGCTCCAGTGCGGCTTGGTGAGGGTCGCGGTCGGGCTCGACGGGCAGCCGGCGGCCTGGGCGGTGTCGTCGGCGATCTGCTGGGCCGTCTTCTTCGTCTTGCCCCCGCTCACCAGCACGTAGAGGCCCACGGCAACGGCCACGATCACCACCAGGGTGATGGTGCGCCGCACCGTGGCGCGCCGGCGCCGCTGGCGCGCCAGGGCGGCCATCTTCGCTTCACGCGCGGCGCGCTTGCGGGCACGCTTCTCGGTGGG of Acidimicrobiales bacterium contains these proteins:
- a CDS encoding acyl-CoA carboxylase subunit beta; this encodes MDHPMSQRLADLKARKEEALHAGSPHAVERHHAKGKMTARERIEYLVDEGSFQELDMLARHRAHGMGLEEKRPYTDGVITGFGTIDGRRVCVFSQDFTVYGGALGEVFAEKIHKVMDLAESIGVPMIGLNDGAGARIQEGVVSLHSYGGIFHRNVRASGVIPQISVVLGPCAGGAVYSPAMTDFIFMVNQSSHMFITGPDVVKTVTGEDVTLEELGGAMSHATKSGVATFVAPDEKTCLDEVRYLLSFLPSNNLEEPPVVDTDDDPDRGTPELVDLMPTSPNQPYDMKRVITSVVDEGDYFEVHPHWAMSITCGFARVDGRVVGIVGNQPAVLAGVLDIDSSEKAARFVRTCDAFNIPLVTFVDVPGFMPGTDQEYGGIIRHGAKLLYAYCEATVPRIQVITRKAYGGAYVVMNSKSIGADLAFAWPSAELAVMGPQGAVEIVYRRELAEAADPVARRAELVEEYTERYANPYVAAERGYVDDVIDPAETRRVLVRSLRLLASKREDLPKRKHGNVPL
- a CDS encoding protein meaA; the encoded protein is MSDVAPAGGDRDKPWVMRTYSGHTSARASNRLYRTNLAKGQTGLSIAFDLPTQTGYDPDAPEAAGEVGKVGVPVVHLGHMNELLEGIPVGDMNTSMTINATAAWLLGLYVAHAEDTGVERRVLQGTTQNDIVKEYLSRGTYIFPPGPSRRLIVDMIAYTVREVPKWNPINVCSYHLQEAGATPVQEIAYALATAIGVLDAVRDSGKIEVSELPAVVGRISFFVNAGIRFVEETCKVRALTRLWDRICLERYGVDDPKLRRFRYGVQVNSLGLTEAQPENNVPRIVLEALGVTLSRDARARAIQLPAWNEALGLPRPWDQQWSLRIQQILAFETDLLEYGDIFEGSTVVEAKTAELAEAASAELDEVLQLGGAFEAVEELKRRLVRSQAERVRRIETGELQVVGVNSFTETEPSPLETADDGAATVLKVDPAAEAELCADVAAWRERHRGDAVQAALDELRRVATDDSLNIMPATIALAHAGGTTGEWAGALREVFGEYRAPTGVAGGVGQRGAELSAVLARSRRLAEQAGGPPRLLVAKPGLDGHSNGAEQIAVAARDAGFEVVYQGIRLSPAQIAAAARDEDVDVVGISILSGSHLDLVPEVLDRLRGEGVDAAVVVGGIIPPEDAEVLRDKGVAAVYTPKDFRLARIMDDLVDLAEKRRGVVAAPVSARTGGVAGAGRRARSTTDR
- a CDS encoding 3-hydroxybutyryl-CoA dehydrogenase, producing MSIKRVGIVGSGIMGAGIAETMAVHGLEVVLRSRAQATADGMVAGMEKSLARQVEKGKLAEADRDAALGRVTAVSDLGALAVCDLVIESVVEDLGVKKHLFSELDRICPDHTILATNTSTLPVVDMAMETGRPDKVCGIHFFNPAPVMSLVEVVRPITASDETMAAARALAEACEKTPVEVKDQAGFIVNALLFPYLNNAVRLLENGVASRDDIDTAMKGGCGFPMGPFSLLDLVGLDTSLAILDALYDEFRDPNYAAVPLLRRMVAAELYGRKSGKGFYDYRR
- a CDS encoding Type 1 glutamine amidotransferase-like domain-containing protein, which encodes MAATTGHCGPLALVGGDEWRQGCEFDAELLAASGGDEVLVLPTAAAYEHPDKAVATAEAWFATLGGRARGLMVLGRADAEDEGNAAIVRASRFVYLGGGSPMHLRSVLKSSAVWEALLQAWRGGAVVAGSSAGAMVLTDPMVDPRGGALTVGLGMVEQLAVIPHFGQENAEKVHRSIALAAPGLPVVGIPERTALIRDPDGGWRQAGEGTVQVFVSGHPAGFDALPH
- a CDS encoding peptidylprolyl isomerase; its protein translation is MPVEPPAADGSSPQRRSFDAEPPMVIDADKRYTATMVTSKGTMTIALDPQAAPRTVNSFVFLARYHYFDGIVFHRVIPGFVLQGGDPTATGTGGPGYKFADELPPPGRYELGSLAMANAGPDTNGSQFFIISGPDGMRLPPSYSLFGKVVSGLDTVTAIDALGSRSGKPTETVTIESVTVTEAD
- a CDS encoding peptidylprolyl isomerase, with amino-acid sequence MPTEKRARKRAAREAKMAALARQRRRRATVRRTITLVVIVAVAVGLYVLVSGGKTKKTAQQIADDTAQAAGCPSSPTATLTKPHWSKAPAMAIQGSKTYKATVKTDAGTFVITLDAATTPLTVNNFVFLAGHDFYNCVTFHRVIPKFMDQTGDPTGTGSGGPGYKFADELPKPASPQYPVGAVAMANSGPNTNGSQFFIVTGAQGASLAPNYTLFGHVTSGMAVAQKINADGNANPSANGVPPKVIHRILKVTVSSS